A DNA window from Choristoneura fumiferana chromosome 24, NRCan_CFum_1, whole genome shotgun sequence contains the following coding sequences:
- the LOC141441793 gene encoding cilia- and flagella-associated protein 45-like → MSPPTANPHDFIPYHVVRKATRRSEPGCYQLHKPNDCRLKFPKTNRPIHKCELPNREIVMVPQIGGWRRLGVPRGERNYYPVVMHKNEFERLKRQAKIVTQDEQIAAMYEQEAAVQKAAKDSEQRKALLKASLKPQPGAEAASGDQDTELEGPDQAAHTLSRAEMLRADNMQGPRLCNRIILASKCHAIRDAQILEKELIKKELTEEERRLDAIMEENRVAAVARAEAEEERRHGLRLQNLAALKEQISAHETAKIMEAERIEEESIRVNQSNIAMQIDEAQKLKEKHGRQLKLKETLDQGNAELLYFKQLQNEEERINDLRIANFLKQKQEREARNRAEAEAVKAAKQKGIDHIAKAQKAEQELKEELERIRNLKIQEDVEREYRRKERDAAIRRNREMKQLHEARVQQINDIHRLIAREISKDEQSFNNAARQNEEFLQKEKLLDDKRKARIEQHRQEIMKQINNKERSRAEMREKIHNEGVALRMEQEQQDKYERRVIKEKVNAMRQQKVSEKYVKEVEQTLGHYGYK, encoded by the exons atgtcGCCTCCAACGGCCAACCCACATGATTTTATTCCTTACCACGTTGTAAGAAAGGCGACGAGAAGAAGTGAACCAGGATGCTACCAACTACACAA ACCCAACGATTGCCGCCTCAAATTTCCTAAAACCAACCGTCCCATACACAAATGTGAGCTTCCAAACCGGGAGATCGTGATGGTCCCTCAAATAGGGGGTTGGAGGCGCCTGGGGGTCCCTAGGGGAGAGAGGAATTACTACCCCGTCGTCATGCACAAGAACGAGTTTGAGAGGCTGAAGCGACAAGCCAAG ATCGTGACTCAAGATGAGCAGATCGCCGCCATGTACGAGCAAGAAGCGGCCGTCCAGAAGGCGGCAAAAGATTCCGAGCAGCGCAAGGCGCTGCTCAAAGCGTCCCTCAAGCCGCAGCCCGGGGCCGAGGCGGCCTCCGGGGACCAGGACACGGAGCTCGAGGGCCCAGACCAGGCGGCGCACACGCTCAGTCGCGCTGAGA TGTTGAGGGCGGACAACATGCAGGGCCCTCGCCTCTGCAACCGCATCATCCTGGCGTCCAAGTGCCACGCCATCCGCGACGCTCAGATCCTAGAGAAGGAACTCATCAAGAAAGAACTGACGGAGGAAGAGAGGCG TCTGGATGCCATAATGGAGGAGAATCGAGTGGCGGCGGTGGCACGCGCGGAGGCCGAGGAGGAGCGCCGGCACGGGCTGCGGCTGCAGAACCTCGCAGCGCTCAAGGAACAGATCAGCGCTCATGAGACTGCCAAG ATAATGGAAGCGGAGCGTATAGAGGAAGAGAGTATCCGCGTGAACCAGTCCAACATAGCGATGCAGATTGACGAGGCGCAGAAACTGAAGGAAAAACACGGACGACAGCTCAAGCTGAAAGAGACGCTCGATCAGG GCAACGCGGAGCTGCTGTACTTCAAGCAACTCCAGAACGAAGAAGAGCGCATCAACGACCTTCGCATCGCCAACTTCCTCAAGCAGAAGCAGGAGCGGGAGGCCAGGAACAGGGCCGAGGCCGAAGCCGTCAAGGCTGCTAAACAGAAGGGGATTGATCACATCGCCAAGGCTCAGAAG gCGGAACAAGAGCTAAAAGAAGAGTTGGAGCGTATCCGTAACCTGAAAATCCAGGAGGATGTGGAGCGCGAATACCGCCGCAAAGAGCGAGACGCCGCCATACGGAGGAACAGGGAGATGAAACAGCTGCACGAAGCTCGCGTGCAACAG ATAAACGACATCCACCGCCTGATCGCGCGAGAGATTTCCAAAGACGAGCAGAGTTTCAACAACGCGGCGCGACAGAACGAGGAGTTCCTGCAGAAGGAGAAACTG CTCGATGATAAACGCAAAGCGCGCATCGAACAGCATCGCCAAGAGATAATGAAACAGATCAATAACAAAGAACGATCGAG GGCAGAGATGCGTGAAAAGATCCACAATGAGGGAGTTGCTCTTAGGATGGAGCAAGAACAACAGGACAAATACGAGAGAAGAGTTATCAAAGAGAAG GTAAATGCAATGAGGCAGCAGAAAGTTTCCGAAAAGTACGTGAAAGAAGTAGAGCAGACTCTCGGCCATTATGGCTACAAATGA
- the LOC141441481 gene encoding S-adenosylmethionine mitochondrial carrier protein homolog, translating to MGSLDEPKAVKLTYLAPLLAGAVAGISVDVALYPLDTLKTRLQSSQGFQKAGGFRGVYKGLLTVATTSMPTTALFFMSYETTKKIAEPLVAPQYAPLVHSAAACVGEVLACVIRVPTEIAKQRKQTYVGSKKRSSIKILIEAYKAEGLRSGVYRGFLSTVARDLPFSFLELPVWEYLKTQVRLHNDGQITSFQSACCGSLAGGFAAAATTPLDLAKTRIMLAPEYTATRKLRVQPVLRAIYRESGLRGLFAGCTPRFTAFMAGGFVFFGVYDDCKRVVEGYLDR from the exons atgggGTCTTTAGACGAACCTAAAGCCGTGAAACTTACGTATTTGGCGCCTTTGTTA GCAGGTGCTGTGGCTGGCATATCGGTAGACGTTGCTTTGTACCCTTTGGACACGCTTAAGACCCGTCTGCAAAGTTCACAGGGCTTTCAAAAGGCGGGTGGTTTTAGAGGAGTATATAAAG GCTTATTAACAGTTGCAACAACCTCAATGCCTACAACAGCATTGTTTTTCATGTCATATGAGACTACTAAAAAGATTGCCGAGCCATTGGTTGCCCCACAGTATGCCCCATTGGTTCACAGTGCAGCGGCATGTGTTGGGGAAGTG TTGGCGTGCGTGATCCGCGTGCCCACAGAAATAGCGAAACAGCGCAAGCAAACATATGTTGGAAGCAAGAAACGGAGCAGCATCAAGATACTGATTGAG GCGTACAAAGCAGAGGGTCTCCGCTCGGGCGTGTACCGCGGCTTCTTATCGACTGTGGCGCGCGACCTGCCGTTCAGCTTCCTGGAGCTGCCGGTCTGGGAGTACCTTAAGACGCAGGTGCGGCTGCACAACGACGGACAGATCACCAGCTTCCAG AGCGCTTGTTGTGGCTCCCTAGCCGGCGGCTTCGCAGCAGCAGCAACGACACCCCTGGACCTGGCCAAGACCCGCATTATGCTCGCCCCCGAGTACACCGCCACCCGCAAGTTGCGCGTCCAGCCGGTACTGCGCGCCATATACCGAGAGAGCGGGCTGCGGGGGCTCTTCGCCGGGTGTACGCCGCGGTTCACCGCGTTTATGGCCGGCGGTTTCGTGTTCTTCGGGGTGTATGATGACTGTAAGAGGGTTGTTGAGGGGTATTTGGATAGGTAG